Proteins from a single region of Pungitius pungitius chromosome 4, fPunPun2.1, whole genome shotgun sequence:
- the zgc:162592 gene encoding histamine H2 receptor — protein MYATLDNVSTPADSTLSGVDPQRLRELAHRSVKVSVIIVLGVMITLGNIAVLLVITSSVAGWSRNSRYFLLSLTAADSAFGLLVMPLNLWVSLLKDYTEGPDALCHVVAFCNATVYSTCMYTLATISLERYIAVFYPLQYSSLMTRKRTLLLIAFAWCFPPCLLSPISFPGGIIEVHFSTASLVCNPSYSTNVGYSLGLTCFIFFPCSIVMTYANLRVWCAAKRQRLKLRKYDCARRKRHNVASRVLVPVMAAYYACWTPCMAAMIYNAVSGSRAPEWIEFVVVWLPTSNGFLNCIFYFWVNRSFRRKFHLVLHRLALAICPKLADTLESCSPLKTQFVSGILDNNNSVHDRSSSVSSTCTLLSLA, from the exons ATGTACGCGACTCTTGACAACGTCTCGACTCCAGCCGACTCCACCCTGTCAGGTGTCGACCCGCAGAGACTGCGGGAGCTGGCTCACCGCTCCGTCAAAGTAAGCGTTATTATCGTTTTGGGCGTGATGATCACTTTGGGGAATATCGCGGTTCTCCTGGTTATTACTTCCTCCGTGGCTGGTTGGTCAAGAAACTCTCGGtactttctcctctctctcactgctGCAGACTCTGCGTTTGGACTGCTGGTCATGCCCTTGAATCTGTGGGTGAGTCTGCTAAAGGACTACACCGAAGGGCCAGATGCGCTTTGTCACGTCGTGGCCTTCTGCAATGCCACCGTGTACTCCACCTGCATGTACACCCTGGCCACGATCAGCCTGGAGAGATACATCGCGGTGTTTTACCCGCTGCAATATTCCTCTCTGATGACGAGGAAAAGGACACTGCTCCTGATCGCCTTCGCCTGGTGCTTCCCTCCCTGCCTACTGTCGCCCATATCGTTCCCAGGTGGCATTATTGAGGTTCATTTTTCCACCGCGTCCCTGGTCTGCAACCCGTCCTACTCCACGAACGTCGGATACTCCCTCGGCCTCACGTGCTTTATATTTTTCCCCTGCTCCATCGTCATGACGTACGCTAACCTGAGAGTGTGGTGCGCGGCGAAGAGACAGCGGCTGAAACTGCGCAAATACGACTGCGCGCGTCGCAAGAGGCACAACGTGGCATCCAGAGTGCTCGTGCCCGTGATGGCAGCCTACTACGCCTGTTGGACGCCCTGCATGGCGGCTATGATCTACAATG CAGTCTCGGGTAGCCGCGCACCAGAGTGGATCGAGTTTGTGGTGGTTTGGCTGCCAACATCCAATGGTTTCCTCAACTGCATCTTCTACTTCTGGGTAAACCGAAGTTTCCGCAGGAAATtccacctcgtcctccacaGGCTGGCTCTGGCCATCTGCCCCAAACTGGCCGACACGCTTGAATCCTGCAGCCCTCTTAAGACACAGTTTGTGTCAGGAATTCTGGATAATAACAACAGTGTCCATGACCGTTCTTCAAgtgtctcctccacctgcaccctGTTGAGTTTGGCTTAG